The genomic window ctaccaccttccaaacattcctattgattgacttgatataactTATCATcagctttccaatagggataatttaagccatcaaattggggtggcttattggtgttgttgatttgagccatttttacaccgaaggttgttaagcctcaaatcacggtgacctcggctctgataccacttgaaaggtcctaataactagagggagtgaatagcctattaaaaatttctacaacaacacttaacaaactggttagacaattataaggcaaagcaagtgttgcgctagcctactaaaaatacaagctacctaccacaattctagtttctatagtttttatccacacaatggctatggcactacactaagttagtgtgctctcaaaagctaactaaagagccacactaaccaaactaacaagctttcacaactaactacactaaagagcttaacaactagtccgcggtaatataaagagagagagagagagagactaagatagttataccgccatgtcgaggagtgaaccaatcaatcacaaggatgaataccaatgaagaccaatcacctcggaatcaaatgatgacacaataattttttaccgaggttcactcaCTTGCCGACaagttagtcctcgttgtggcaattcactcacttggaggttcacacgctaattggcatcacacactaaaccctcaatagggtgccgcacaaccaacacaagataatgatcacacaagccacaagcaatttactagagtaccttttggctctccgttggagaaaggtcaagaacccttcacaatcaccatgatcggagccggagacaattaccaatctccgctcgacgatcctcgctgctccaaaccgtctaggtggcggcaaccacaaagagtaacaagcgaatcccacaacgaaacacgaacaccaagtgcctttagatgcaaacactcaagcaatgcacttggattcactcccaatctcacaaagatgttgaatctatgatggagatgagtgggagggctttagccaagctcacaaggttgctatgtcaatgcaaatggccaagagagtgagcttgagtcggccatagagcttaaatagagagcccccacgaatagagtcattgggctcctcactgcactgaacatggggcgatcggacgctagaccctagcgtctggtcacacgatgcatgccatgtggcccctgcttcaaacgttgatcgcccgatctcaacggtcatcagtacatataagttgtgatcggacgcgctgcttcgaagtgaccggacgcaggacctcagcgtccagtcatttctagtaagcatccaaagACAATTTTTcacgatcagacgcgtccggtcacccttgaccggactcacccagcgttcggtcagtcaccCTCTTTACTGtgtgctgccacgtcagtaggaccggacgcaccccatcagcgtccggtcactaagtgacccagcgtccggtcgaagaccgacgccggcgttttcactgcttccactgaccagacgctggaccccagcgttcggtcattgcgtgaccagcgtgactaactccttttcaactatatcttcttcacccttgctcaaatgtaccaaccatcaagtgtatcaccttgtgcacatgtgttagcatattttcacaaacattttcaagggtgttagcactccattagatcctaaatacatatacaatgagttagagcatctagtggcactttgataaccgcattttgatacgagtttcacctctcttaatagtacggctatcgattctaaatgtgatcacactcactaagtgtctcgatcaccaaaataaaatggctcctaccatttatacctttgccttgaactttttgtttttctctttcttcttttcaagttcaagcacttgatcatcaccatggcatcatcatcatgtcatgatcttcatttgcttcatcacttggaataatgctacctatctcataatcactttgataaactaggttagcacttagggtttcatcaattcaccaaaaccaaactagaactttcaTACGTGCGCGCTGCGAGGTGAACGGCGGACCACAAAGGCACGACCGCATCAGCGGCGAGAAGGTGGCACTAGAGCTACGACTAGCGTGCGCATGGCGTAGAGGGGCTCAAGGCAGAGCTATTGGTGCAGCCAATTTGACTCGGGACTAAGTGGGGAGGACTGGCCATGGCGCGGGCGGTGACAGGTCTTAACGGCGCGATGGCGGGTCGAAGCtacaaaattggagctcggccggGCGCCAATCAAGGCAAGGTGAGGACAGCCGGCTAGGCGGATTGATGGTGGCGCCAGAGACACCACGATGTGACCCGAGATGACCTCTCCCTGCCGCACTTAAAGTCGTGGCTCAGTCGGCCAtggtgggagagagaagagaggggagGGGAAAACTGAAACTCAACGCGACGTCGGCTTGGTGGGACGTGACCGACGTGACTAGGGCGACACGCGCTCTGGCGCCAAAGCCAAAACATGCGTGTGCAGGCGGTGGGGTAGCGTGGCGTGAGTGCGGGCGCAACTCCATTAATGACGGAGCGTCACGCATGGCAACAGGAAAGGAGAGGCAAGCCCACATGCGCAACGCGACGGGGGAGGGTCACAGTAGCACAACAGTGCAATGCAGAGGCAGCCCAGCAGCGGCAGCGCAGAGATAGGCAGGGGAGCAGCGTGCAGGGCGCAGCGGTAGCGGGGCACCGTGGCCCCCGGCTGACCAGCAGCAGGCGCTGCGGCCAGAGCGACCAAGGCACAACCGAGCCACGGCCAGGCCGAGACGGCCTCGGCCGACCAACGCGCGGCAGTGCGCGTGCACGTGGTGCACCCAAGCACGGCGACGCAGAGTTCCCGCATGAGGTGACCGCGCACACAGGGACAGCCAGCCCGAGACATGcgacgtgcacgaattttaaagcgttgatcacgaccaaaccgttgctcctaaacctaaaccggcttcactacactcaagatgccatatggaactactaaatcgaatcatagcactacaccactcatcaacccaatctctccaaataaattgctaaacatagcagcgtctagctgtccactagcttagaaattttctaagtgtttgagctaatcttaatttcagattgcatttctaagccactgaaaatattacttagcaatattatttttcaataccaagtatttcattgtcatctacaaagtttgtacttcaaactttatttaagtatcacacacatgttctatagtatttttgcttaataaaaattggttttaaactcTACTTGTTAACTGTACGAATCGTGGAGCAACTTTCGTTTCACGTTTttattgatcgttttgagttacagaaattgatctacacactttatcacatgcattaacacataaacatgatgctcatgacatgcttattttttttaaaatgatttagggtgtaacaccgagggtgttacagctgccGCGCCAGAGATCCgcgaccgcgaggaagaaggctgGGAGTCGCCGGAGATGGGGAAGAAGGCTGGGAGTCGTTGGAGATGGGGGAGAAGGTTGGCCCTCACCGGGAAGTCGCTGAGGAGGCGGGCCCTCGCTGAGGCTCCTGCGGCCGGCAGCGTCGGGCTCCTACGCGTGACCGAGCATACAGTAGAAGGAGAAAAATAGGTAGATTTGTTGACCCGTAGGTAGTGGGAGAAGAAATTTGTTGGGCCAACAAAAGTAAGTAGTCTGATAGATAGCCTGTTGAAGACGGTTCTTTTGTCTCCACTGCCTAAATATATGATAGGTAGTGGATTTAGATAGCCTACTAGAGATGCTCTTACATAGTACTGTCGGAGATACTCTTAGGACCCAGATTTCGTTGGCTTTTTAAGCTAGAACCGCTCTACTGCCCAAGGAGTCAAGGGCATTACAACCGTTGATCACAAACCATTCACTATAGTAAAGGCGTTCAGAGTGAACATACGATCGCTTTCTCTGATTCATAAAAAAAGCGCTGGAAGTGCTTGCTTGTCTCAGAATTAGAACAAAATTCTCAACAATCACATGTGCAAAAAAAGAACCGAATGGGTAAGTCCGTCTACTCATTTCTCACTTTTTTGTTTAGTCGGTAAAATAGAATAACCTTTGTTTGGTTTATGAAATTAGATAGCCAAATAGGTTGATACATCGTCACCTCATTCCTCACAACCTAATAACTATTAATACTAGTAAAAATAAAGTCATTTCACAAAATTTGAGAAATCGACTCAAGATGCACACCACATCATCTAAGATGAAGTGACCTCAAACCAAATACCATAAATGTGTTTGGCAATTTTAACAGCATGACGAGCTTCGAAAATTAAATTGACTTCACATGCTGGACAGAAGAAACTGTATGTGATTTGCCCGAGAATACTCAAATGGTATGAAACGATACTGGCAAATGCCATCGAACATTCAACACTAGAGAAGAGAACCATGATATACGTCTGTCATTAATTTAGAACTAAATCACTAACTCAAACATATCCTATGCTCCTAACCAGCTAACGCTCATACACATGCGCCAATGAGCAGCTCATATATACATCTGAATTCGAACCACCatctaaaagatactacatgaGATAGATAATACTGAGTTAGGTCTGGCCATAAAACTCCCCTTAAACAAAGGAGCATGCTAAGCTAATCTGACAATTAGTTCCCACAGCGCTGAAGCTCTGCTTCAAGTTTTGGAGTCGCTGAGAGTATGATATCATCATAATGCTGTTCTTGTTTAACTTCTACAAGCCCACGGTTCTTCAGAACCTGCAGGCAAAAACATGCACAAGGATACAAGGATTTTACTATTTACTAATACTAATAAGCTGCAAAGTACAGATAATTTCTAGTGAATAGAGTGGAACTATGATGGATGAAATGAAGAAAATGAGATGCCCAAGATTCATAGCATCCcatttttttttattagtatataCTTTGATTTGGCCGCAAGAAAGGAAAGAATAGCTCAGGATTGGAACGGAAATATGAACAGAACTTGAATTATCATTACCCAATAGCAATACAAAGACAGATCCATCTTTCAACAAAGAAATCTGAAGTCACACAGATTATCATTCAAGCAGGAAATTACAGAAACCATACCAGAGTTTCATAGAAGAATGATGCTGCAGTTTTCCTCTTTGTCCCTTCAAGGACTTGACTGAGACTTAAAGTAGTAGTTCCCTCCTTTTTCTTCTGGTCCAGGAATAGCTGATGGAGGAGACTTGCTATTTTCCTAAATTAGTAAATTCAGATAAGCGATAAGCAACAGACTAGTGGGCCAGAAGCAGGAAGGAAATAGTTATAAGCAACAGAACAAGATCATTAGCTACCTAGTCCTGGTTGAATTCTGCAAACCTGCAAAACAGCAATGTGCATATAAGAGCCTGGCAAACTTAAGAAACATCACAGCATAAGCACAAGCTATAACAGTTCCATATACCTTCATCTCTGGAGTGCTCTTCGTCCACAAGAATATCCTGCGAGCGAATGTCATTTCAAAAGCATTAGTTTGCATCGTAAATCATAGACGATTCTATCAAGCGGGTTTGATGCATAGCTTACCTCATCTATATTATCTACAGAAGCATTCAGTGCTTCAATGTGCAACGGAATTTGGTTTTCTGATTCATGTAGTCCGTTCTTCGGTGGTGCTTTGGAACTAGGTTCATCTCCTTTGACTTGAGTGCTCTTCTCTTTGATTGTATCTTCATTACATGCACAAACTTCGTCTTGAACAGGCCAACTTTCTGTTTGACAGTCAACAGGAACCTCAGGGTCAATTGGCTCTTCCAGTTTCCTCTTTCTTGATGCATCTAAAATGCTTTCTCGTTCTGTGCTTCCAGTATCCTTGCAAGCATGGATGGATTCAGAGTGTTCATAGGAAAGACGCCTCCGGGCTTTAACTGATTCCTCGCATGAACTTTCAGGTGCCTCTGGTGCAGTACCGTGTGCAAGGGGGATTGTAGTCTGATCTGTCAAAATAAGAGGACACACTCAGTTATTAAAGGTTACATCAATAATTGCACCTAATGAAGGATAAATAAGTGACCTACATGGAATCAGTGGATCCATGAAGGTGTACGGCAGAGATCCCAATTTTGCCACCCTCCAAATATCAAGATGAGTGTGAGGCGCCTTCCTTCTCTGCTGCACAAGATCACTTGCATTCTCTATTGCTCCTCTCAACATCCTACAATAAGAAGGAACTAAAATATATTACCAAAATAATAAGATGTTACAGTTCAGTGGAACCATGGAACAGTCCATAATATTCTGATATCACTTCAAAGAAAGTGCAGACCACCATCTACCTAGTCCCAACAAAAAGGAAAATGAAGAATATGGAAAACAAAACCCCTTGCCATTCAATTCAGGTGTTCGAAGTGAACAAAACTTCAATGAGAAAACGTATATGGCTTGTTTGACTTGATTAGGTTTCTTGAATCACTTCATCTGGTTTAAAATCATAGCAGTTAAAGGTCCACTCAACTATGGTCAATAAACCCTAGTGAGGCTATATAATTAAACACCAACAAACCAGCTTTTGGGATTTTGAATTAGCAAGGCATGAAATTAGAATGAAAGCTATTTTGCCATGTTGATTTTTAATACTCAAACTAAATGTTTTATGTTCCTAACCATTATCCAATGATTATGGTTTGAATTATACATGTTCCCTGTTAAAAGACACAGAGAAGCTCTCTTATGGAAAATCCAACCAAAAAGTTTGTATGAGATATCCCAAGCCCTCTTATGGAAAATTGGAAATTCCAACCAAAAAGCTTCTATGATATATGCATTTTCACAGATTTAAGCCTGCTCTTAGACTCAGCCTCTCCCTTTGGCCAAATAGCCTGTTGTAAAGTTTTTTAGTCTACCCTTGATGGTTCTGTACAGCTTTGCTTACTCTgtgtaaggggcaagaacaccaCAGTAGGGGTTTCCCCTACTGTATTTCCctaaaaaaaaaacttgtctCAAATATATATGAAAGACAAATGTGTGCCGAGATTTATCAGATATGCCCAAAACCCAGCTTAAGGTGGTAAGGACAGCATAAGGTAACAATAGCTACTACACCAACATATTCAAACAATCAAGTACAAGTATTGCAACTGGTGAAACAGTTTGTACAAGCAAGCTAGAAGTTGTTCTTACTCATTTGACAGCACGGTGCCCTCATCATCAAACAATGACCAAGTTAACTTTCTCCTGACCCTCCGCTGGCTTTCTCGTTCCGTCTGTATATAATCCTGCTTATTGTATAAGAatgatcttcttctttttctagTAGCCTGGCTCTTCTCAGTTTTAGCTGGTGTCCTAACCCCAAATCTAGAATAAGAGGATGGCCCTGGATCAGAAGTAAAGAAGTCCATAATGGGTATGATTAAGACCATAAGTAGAGCAGATAATTTTGTCACAAAACAGACCTGGGATACCCTCTTGCAAAGGCTCCGGAGTAGAAGGTGATAACTCATTATCTGCCCTTGTTTCACATCTTATGACAAGAGGCTCAAGTGACCCTTCTCCAGTGTCACTGCCAAGCCCTGGAAATCCTGCTGCAGGTGCGGCAGTATTCAATTTTCCTAGCAGTGAATCATTTTCTGATGCTTCAGTTGTGTAATTTGCACTCCGACTTCCACAAGCCATATTCTCCAGAGCATTATCAGAGTATTGCA from Miscanthus floridulus cultivar M001 chromosome 11, ASM1932011v1, whole genome shotgun sequence includes these protein-coding regions:
- the LOC136493750 gene encoding sister chromatid cohesion 1 protein 2-like; the encoded protein is MVHSNANALLWKKGPVRTVWKLSACKESELSRDKVARTDIVAAVDEIILDVHSEHGLRLEVLATLLFGIVRIFSKKIDFILYDSYELRRSFQLSQLAEPTVPSGRSTPRVLKQVNKDIRVGRSVAGQQNTSKVTKTVHAVRTTEVSSAISSEGHSVMVETEVTVGISVVIKEARVPNGLPTFTRPTRFELDSFDLGIDEDTDDEGDDHHQSAHQDIVLRDERHHAPYFYEPYQTTPCSYAVDSAFFMPEYIALPNNILDFTEGDKPEIEDKDADSAWFTPLKDVLPPEMMDLVAEAKDLAKESKTGDNSVREVNTDENNGGSDCTVISIPLQENQELQYSDNALENMACGSRSANYTTEASENDSLLGKLNTAAPAAGFPGLGSDTGEGSLEPLVIRCETRADNELSPSTPEPLQEGIPGPSSYSRFGVRTPAKTEKSQATRKRRRSFLYNKQDYIQTERESQRRVRRKLTWSLFDDEGTVLSNEMLRGAIENASDLVQQRRKAPHTHLDIWRVAKLGSLPYTFMDPLIPYQTTIPLAHGTAPEAPESSCEESVKARRRLSYEHSESIHACKDTGSTERESILDASRKRKLEEPIDPEVPVDCQTESWPVQDEVCACNEDTIKEKSTQVKGDEPSSKAPPKNGLHESENQIPLHIEALNASVDNIDEDILVDEEHSRDEGLQNSTRTRKIASLLHQLFLDQKKKEGTTTLSLSQVLEGTKRKTAASFFYETLVLKNRGLVEVKQEQHYDDIILSATPKLEAELQRCGN